DNA from Mesotoga sp. Brook.08.105.5.1:
TCCGGGGAAGTGATGCTGGAATGAAACATCCGACGCAAGGCTGGGCAAGAACGGCCCAGGTCGCAATGCCGGCGAAGATCATGCCGGGACGCAAGGCTGGCGAGGATCATGCCAGGTCGCAATGCCCGCTTCGCGGGGAAGATCTTCGCCTAAGAATGCGCATCGAGAAAGAGCATTGTCGAGATGTTCGCTTCGCTCACGAAAAGACGAGGATGGAATGCATTGCTTGCATTAGAAGAGAAGTGGGGTGACAAATACCACTTGTCAATAAAAAGCTGGAAGGAAAACTGGGAATCTCTCTCAACCTTCTTTCAATATCCAGAGGAACTGAGAAGATTGGTTTATACAACTAATCCCATTGAATCAGTTAATAGACAACTGAGGAAGGTAACGAAGAACAAAGGAGTCTTTCCTACGGATACTTCTCTCTTAAAGATGGCTTATCTAGCAATAATAAATATAACAAAGAAATGGACAGTAAGAACCCTTGAATGGTCAAAGATCCTAACTCAACTTGTGATAAAGTATGAAAGATTAGCTAAGTACATAAGCTGATTCTTAAACCCATTACAAAAAAGGGGTTTACACAAAAGAAGAGACAGAACCTGAAGAGGTTTTCAGATTCATTAAGGTATCGGTGAAGACATGGAGCAACTCAGATGGTCATGCAGTGGCATGTTCTCCTGAAGGGCTCCTGACGTCTGTACTGTTTTTCGCGTCCTCTCGCCCTCTCTTTCTCTCTCTCTTCCTCCTCTTCCTCTCTCCTCTTCCCGCTCTTCCAACCTCTTCCCTCTGGCCTCTTACGTCTTTTTTTGCGAGAGATCACGGAAGAAACCCTCATTGCAGGAAAGTGCTATACAATTGCCGAAAGGTCTGTCAAGAACTCGGTTACATCGTCTGATTTCGACTCGAAGAATTCTTTCGGACAAGAATCGGCAGTTATCTCGCCGTCCTTCAAAAAGATTACGCGATTTGCTATATGCTTTGCAAATTCGGTCTCATGGGTGACGATTATCATCGTCCTCCCTTCTGAGGAGAGCCTTCTGATTACTCTCATTACTTCGCCTACAAGAGACGGGTCTAGGGCCGATGTGGGTTCATCTAGGAGAACAATGTCGGGATTCATGACGAGCGCTCTGGCTATCCCCACTCGCTGTTGCTGTCCACCGGAAAGCTGAGAAGGGTAACTTGTAAGTTTTTCGCCAAGATTCACCTGCCTGAGTTGAATTTCGGCGGCCTTTCTTGCATCTGCCCACTTCATACCGTTGACCTTCACGAGAGGCAGAGCAACGTTATCGACAATCCTCAAATGACTAATCAGATTGAACCTCTGAAATACGAATCCAACCTTTGATCTGAAAGATCTAATTGATTGTCTCGTTCTCTCTACCTGTCTCCCCTTAAAGAAGACCTCGCCTTCATCGGGGGTTATTAGGTTGTTAATGCATCGGAGTAGGGTCGTCTTTCCCGCACCAGAAGAACCCAGGACAGCTATCACATCGCCTTCTTTGACGTCGAACGAGACGTTTTTCAAGACAGACAGCCCATCGAATGATTTTGAGAGGTTCGAGAGCTTCAAAATTACGTTTCTTTCTGTCATGGAATGGCAAGCCTCCTTTCAAGTATCCTTCCTACCAGAGAGATCAGCGATGTCATAAACAGGTAACAGGCGGCAAGTAAGATATACGCTTCAAACACTGCCAAAGTCTGTGTTCCCACCTGTCTGGCGCGCATCGTGAGATCGCCAAGGGCTATGACCGACACCAACGAGCTGTCCTTGATGAGCGTTACGAGTTGTCCGATTAGAGGGGGAATTGAGATTCTAAAGGCTTGTGGAAAGACTATAGAGAACATTATCTGACTTCTGTAGAGTCCCATGGCCTCTCCGGCTTCCTTCTCTCCAGAAGGAACTGCGGCTATCCCCGCTCTAAAGATCTCGCCTACGTATGCTCCCTCAAATAAAGAAAGAGAGACAACTCCCGCCCAGAATCTATCGATGTTAACTGCAGAACCGAAGCCGTAGTAGACTAGAAGAATGACCACCAGTAACGGCATGTTTCTAAAGAACCAAACATAGAGAGTCCCCGCGTCACGCAGCAGATTGACTTTTGAATCTCGTGCAAGTGCTACCACAATTCCCACGATTACTGCAAGAGCAAGAGCGATGACGCTTAGCTGGAGAGTAGTGACGATCCCTTCGATGAAGAGTTTGTAATACCTGGCAAGCGATCTCCAGTTAAAAGGATACACAGCTGAGACTGATGAATAGGAGAACCAGAGCATTCCTGCGACTATTACTCCCAGAATGATTTTCGACATCGCTCTTGTCATAATTCTTTCCTTAGAACTCCGGCTGGTATTCCACGAACCAGTAGTTTTCAAGCTCTTCCAGTGTTCCAGTTGTCTTTACCCACTGAATAAAGGTGTTCAACCACTGAAGTGTTTCAAAGTCTCCGTTTGCAATTGCTACGCCAAAGTCCTCTCTTGTCAGTAGTTCTTCCGTCACATCGAGCTGATCGTATTTCTTTGCCATAAATCTTGCATAAATGGAGTCAAAGATCATTGCGTCGGCCCTTCCGGAAGCGACCTGGAAGGCAGCTTCGTCGATCGTCTCAAACATGAAGATCTGGGCATTGGAGAGGAGTCTGGTTGCTGCTTCTGCGCCCGTCGAACCAAGTTGTACAGCGATCTTGACATCGGGATTGTCCAGGTCTTCCTCGGTGGGTGGAACCGTGTACCTGTTTGTGTTGTAGAGAATTATCTGACCCACTGTCAGATAGGGATCAGAGAAGTTCACTCTCAGAGCCCTTTCCGGAGTTATAGTCATTGCAGACCAGATTATGTCGAATTTGTTTGACATCAGAGCAGGGATTATTCCATCCCAGTTCACAACTACGAATTCCAGTTTCACGCCAAGGATTTCGGCCATCCTCTCGAGGATCTCCACTTCCAAACCGATTCGTTCGCCATCGGGATTGGTTCCATAAAGGGGCATATAACCTGCGTCCTGCCCAACTCTCAGAACACCTCTTTGCCTAACGTCGTCGATCAGACTTCCAAATGCCATTGTCATACAGATCAAAACCGCAAGTACCAGGAACTTCTTCATTCCACACCTCCAATAAAAAAAGACCGGGCCATAAGCCCGGTCTGTTGATTTCCTTAAGAGAGCACGACTAGAAGGTGCCGCCTCCCTCAACCGGGCGCCACAGTCTGTGATGATGAAGCTTGTTTGTCATAAAGAATGAATTCGAACTAACTCTCACACAGATCACCTTCGTAGTGTTTTGATAATTGATAGTATCAACATCTTGTACAGAATGTCAAGTTACGATTTCTGCAAATCTGTTAAGGAATGAACAGCGCCTCTACAGGATTCTCTTTATTTCGCCTATGATTCTCTCTGTCTTCTCTGGATTAATGACGATATCAACAGATCTGGCATCTATCTTGTAGACCGGAGAAAGGTCGTATTCTTCAATCCATTGCGAGTACAACCTGTCGAGCTGCTCCCAGTAAGCTATTGGAACTGCAGTCTCCATCTGTCTTCCTCTCCGCCTTATCCTGGCAAGAATCGTATCGACGTCCGCATCGATATAGACCAGCAAGTCAGGCTTCTTCAAGTACTTTATCATTGAATCGAACATTGTCACATAAGCTGCGAATTCCCTTTGAGACATCTTCCCGGTCTCAAAAAGGTTGCGAGCAAAAATCTCTCTGTCTTCATATATCGAACGATCGAAGACGGTGTTGTCTTTCTCTTCAGCCTGTTTCAGAGAACAGTACCTGTGAAATAGAAAGTATGTTTGGAGATGATATGACCATCTCTTTTGATCGTAATAGAAATCCTCGAGGAAGGGATTGTCGGAAACGGATTCGTAGTGAATACTGAATCCAAGACCTTCTGCAATAGCGCTCGCTATAGTAGACTTACCCGCGCCAACATTCCCGGCCAAAACAATAATCTTGCCCAAGACAACACTCCTCCGCGATGAATGAATATGTCTAAGAAATTCTATCATCAATACACTTGATCGGCTACAAATTGAGATCCATTAGACCTTTCTTTTGCTTTAGTCCTCAGAGCTATTATATTTCTATACAGTGGTCCTAATGCTGATAACGGTCGGGTAATGTTGTATAATTGGTATGTACTTAGGTCGAGTTCGCGCGTTGCAAAGGAGGGATAGAAGTGAAGAAACTGTTGTTATTAGCTGTTGTTCTTGGTCTGGCTATCGCCGTTTTTTCCGAACCACTAATCGTTTGGCCCGATAAGGCTCATGGTAAGCCACTGGTAGCGGGTCTGCACTTTCCCGTCTATGGAGAGGCAAAGCTAGACGTTTTTGGAAACATAACGGGATGGACGGGTCCTAACCTGGGCTTGGGCTGGACATGGAAGACCTATTTTAGTCCACTCGAGCTTCAGAAGATTAATCTCTACTATGAATTTGGAACGAATGTTGTTATCTTCCCATACGTTGGAGTCGGCTTTGATTACGCACTGGTGCTTCAGAACAACCAGACACTTCTGGTCGGAGCAGGTGTTTCTGCTTCACCATTAACCGTTCTGGGCTTTTTCTTCGAGTCACCTTCAGCGATTCTATCGTCTGTCTTGAGTTCGGTGAGACTGAATGTCGCGGTAGTTTTTTGATTGACAGATATGTATAATTGACCCCGAAAGGGGTCTATTTTTTTGAGCGAACATGAGAAGAACGAAGAATCTGAAGAGCTTCAAGTAGAGAATCAACAAGACAGCGAGATCAAAGCCGTGTTGCAGAAATACACGATAGTCGCTGTGATAGTCCTGGCAGTGGTTATTATGCTGCTCTCTTCAAGAGGCCTGGTCGAAGAATTCGACCCCGAGATGGTTTATCCCGCTATAGAAGAGACCGCTATTTTGTTCGTCAACCAACACGTGCTTTCAGGAGAGGTGAAAGTTGACCACTTGGAGTTAGTAGCCGTTGAATACGCGGAAGTTGATTGGGGAGAGTACTCTTACGAGGCACAGATTGAGTTTTCCAGTTCCGGTTC
Protein-coding regions in this window:
- a CDS encoding amino acid ABC transporter ATP-binding protein — encoded protein: MTERNVILKLSNLSKSFDGLSVLKNVSFDVKEGDVIAVLGSSGAGKTTLLRCINNLITPDEGEVFFKGRQVERTRQSIRSFRSKVGFVFQRFNLISHLRIVDNVALPLVKVNGMKWADARKAAEIQLRQVNLGEKLTSYPSQLSGGQQQRVGIARALVMNPDIVLLDEPTSALDPSLVGEVMRVIRRLSSEGRTMIIVTHETEFAKHIANRVIFLKDGEITADSCPKEFFESKSDDVTEFLTDLSAIV
- a CDS encoding amino acid ABC transporter permease, translating into MTRAMSKIILGVIVAGMLWFSYSSVSAVYPFNWRSLARYYKLFIEGIVTTLQLSVIALALAVIVGIVVALARDSKVNLLRDAGTLYVWFFRNMPLLVVILLVYYGFGSAVNIDRFWAGVVSLSLFEGAYVGEIFRAGIAAVPSGEKEAGEAMGLYRSQIMFSIVFPQAFRISIPPLIGQLVTLIKDSSLVSVIALGDLTMRARQVGTQTLAVFEAYILLAACYLFMTSLISLVGRILERRLAIP
- a CDS encoding transporter substrate-binding domain-containing protein; this encodes MKKFLVLAVLICMTMAFGSLIDDVRQRGVLRVGQDAGYMPLYGTNPDGERIGLEVEILERMAEILGVKLEFVVVNWDGIIPALMSNKFDIIWSAMTITPERALRVNFSDPYLTVGQIILYNTNRYTVPPTEEDLDNPDVKIAVQLGSTGAEAATRLLSNAQIFMFETIDEAAFQVASGRADAMIFDSIYARFMAKKYDQLDVTEELLTREDFGVAIANGDFETLQWLNTFIQWVKTTGTLEELENYWFVEYQPEF
- a CDS encoding deoxynucleoside kinase — translated: MGKIIVLAGNVGAGKSTIASAIAEGLGFSIHYESVSDNPFLEDFYYDQKRWSYHLQTYFLFHRYCSLKQAEEKDNTVFDRSIYEDREIFARNLFETGKMSQREFAAYVTMFDSMIKYLKKPDLLVYIDADVDTILARIRRRGRQMETAVPIAYWEQLDRLYSQWIEEYDLSPVYKIDARSVDIVINPEKTERIIGEIKRIL